In Deinococcus gobiensis I-0, one genomic interval encodes:
- a CDS encoding methionine ABC transporter ATP-binding protein, with amino-acid sequence MSTALEFSHVGKRYAGQAQAALHDLSLQVPRGSRTGIIGRSGAGKSTLVRLISGLETPDSGELRLQGEQLTPATRRRLQERTGLVFQHFNLLAQRTVLGNVTLPLELRGAPRPLRERRARELLDLVGLGGLGERYPAQLSGGQKQRVGIARALVTEPALLLADEATSALDPETSAGILDLLRRIQQERDLTLVLVTHQLEVIRAVTTHVAVLDGGHLVESGETGEVLRRPQHAVTRALLDAHRPDDALRGGETLRHLTLSALDGAALADLARQGARIVRAETHPQGVDVWLAVREAAPQPALHGVGA; translated from the coding sequence ATGTCTACCGCGCTGGAATTCAGCCACGTCGGCAAACGCTACGCGGGGCAGGCCCAGGCCGCCCTGCACGACCTCTCTCTCCAGGTGCCGCGCGGCAGCCGCACCGGCATCATCGGGCGCAGCGGCGCGGGCAAAAGCACGCTCGTCCGGCTGATCAGCGGCCTGGAAACGCCCGACAGCGGCGAGCTGCGCCTCCAGGGCGAGCAGCTCACGCCCGCGACCCGCCGCCGCCTGCAGGAACGCACGGGCCTGGTGTTCCAGCATTTCAACCTGCTCGCGCAGCGCACGGTGCTGGGCAACGTCACGCTGCCGCTGGAACTGCGCGGCGCGCCCCGGCCCCTGCGCGAACGCCGGGCGCGCGAGCTGCTGGACCTCGTGGGCCTGGGCGGCCTGGGGGAACGGTATCCGGCCCAGCTCTCGGGCGGGCAAAAACAGCGGGTCGGCATCGCCCGCGCGCTGGTCACGGAGCCGGCGCTGCTGCTGGCCGACGAGGCGACCAGCGCCCTGGACCCCGAGACGAGCGCCGGGATTCTGGACCTGCTGCGCCGGATTCAGCAGGAGCGCGACCTCACGCTCGTCCTCGTGACCCACCAGCTGGAAGTGATCCGCGCGGTGACGACCCACGTGGCCGTGCTCGACGGGGGCCACCTGGTCGAGTCGGGCGAGACGGGCGAGGTCCTGCGCCGCCCGCAGCACGCCGTGACCCGCGCCCTGCTCGACGCCCACCGGCCGGACGACGCCCTGCGCGGCGGCGAGACGCTGCGGCACCTGACCCTGAGCGCCCTGGACGGCGCGGCGCTGGCCGATCTGGCCCGGCAGGGCGCGCGGATCGTGCGCGCCGAGACCCACCCGCAGGGCGTGGACGTGTGGCTGGCCGTGCGGGAAGCCGCGCCGCAGCCGGCCCTGCATGGGGTGGGCGCATGA
- a CDS encoding GNAT family N-acetyltransferase: MADPRPWVLRGAEPEDAAFLRALYASTRPDLGLLPEAVRATLLDLQYRAQQRGYAANYPQARQEIVVAGETAAGQLLTAEQGDDLVLVDISLLPDWRGQGLGGAAIRTVQDRAQAAGRGVRLQVARDNPALRLYRRHGFGPAAEDEVRLTLHWSAPGQAPG, encoded by the coding sequence ATGGCTGATCCCCGGCCCTGGGTCCTGCGCGGCGCGGAGCCGGAGGACGCGGCGTTCCTGCGGGCGCTCTACGCCTCCACCCGGCCGGACCTCGGGCTGTTGCCGGAAGCGGTGAGGGCCACGCTGCTGGACTTGCAGTACCGGGCGCAGCAGCGGGGTTACGCCGCGAACTATCCGCAGGCCCGTCAGGAAATCGTCGTGGCGGGTGAGACGGCGGCCGGGCAGCTCCTGACTGCGGAGCAGGGCGACGACCTCGTCCTCGTCGATATCAGTCTCCTGCCGGACTGGCGCGGACAGGGCCTGGGCGGCGCAGCCATCCGGACCGTGCAGGACCGCGCCCAGGCGGCGGGGCGGGGCGTGCGGCTTCAGGTCGCCAGAGACAATCCCGCACTCCGGCTATACCGGCGTCACGGGTTCGGTCCGGCCGCCGAGGACGAGGTCCGCCTGACCCTGCACTGGTCCGCACCAGGGCAGGCGCCGGGCTGA
- a CDS encoding ABC transporter substrate-binding protein, translating to MSDLPDPSAASTLPQATRRGLLKTLAVLGPAALAGGGSALAAPTPAAPLRAALLLPSRSGCPHFAQAFEQGFRQGCVAPGVALELHSTGPMPRQAQAAARQALEGAPQVLVSLGDGLSEQLTPVLTGRNVLHLNAEVGVLMARPLHRHPLTLTTSLHAWEAEWALGAHLGRSGRKSVHLLFSLLDSGYDLPYAFTAGLQSAGGQVRGTTLLDAPDSPAEAQRVVASLRAQDVQAVHVLASEGAPALLSACRRAGLEVSSGGLGLGNGTPPGVLGALGAPRQLSVAAGQPPRNQALFALGFDTGTWLSRALEAGTPRLPLALLAAMSAQTFTGARGPVTPDAQGHLIAGLFHSGGQGAALDPHRPAPTHPGVVAQTQAARSGWLTTFLHG from the coding sequence ATGTCAGACCTCCCCGATCCTTCAGCCGCTTCCACTCTTCCACAGGCCACCCGGCGGGGACTCCTCAAGACCCTGGCCGTCCTGGGACCGGCCGCTCTCGCTGGGGGCGGGTCTGCCCTCGCGGCCCCCACGCCCGCTGCTCCCCTGCGGGCCGCCCTCCTGCTGCCCAGCCGCAGCGGATGTCCGCACTTCGCGCAGGCCTTCGAGCAGGGCTTCCGGCAGGGATGCGTGGCTCCCGGCGTGGCCCTGGAGCTCCATTCCACCGGCCCGATGCCGCGGCAGGCCCAGGCGGCCGCCCGACAGGCGCTGGAGGGTGCCCCGCAGGTGCTGGTGTCGCTGGGCGACGGCCTGAGCGAGCAGCTCACGCCGGTCCTGACCGGGCGCAACGTGCTGCACCTGAACGCCGAGGTCGGGGTCCTGATGGCGCGCCCGCTTCACCGCCACCCCCTGACCCTCACGACCTCGCTGCATGCCTGGGAAGCCGAGTGGGCCCTCGGCGCCCACCTGGGCCGCAGCGGCCGCAAGAGCGTCCACCTGCTCTTCTCGCTGCTCGACAGCGGGTACGACCTGCCCTACGCCTTCACGGCCGGGCTTCAGAGTGCCGGAGGACAGGTCAGGGGCACCACACTTCTGGACGCGCCCGACAGCCCCGCCGAGGCCCAGCGCGTCGTCGCCTCCCTGCGGGCGCAGGACGTTCAGGCCGTGCATGTCCTGGCCAGCGAGGGCGCGCCCGCCCTGCTCTCGGCGTGCCGCCGGGCAGGACTGGAGGTCAGCAGCGGCGGCCTGGGTCTAGGGAACGGAACGCCGCCGGGGGTGCTGGGGGCCCTGGGCGCGCCTCGGCAGCTCAGCGTGGCCGCCGGGCAGCCCCCACGGAACCAGGCCCTTTTCGCCCTGGGCTTCGATACGGGCACCTGGCTCAGCCGGGCGCTGGAAGCGGGCACGCCGCGCCTTCCCCTGGCCCTCCTCGCCGCGATGTCGGCCCAGACGTTCACGGGAGCACGGGGACCGGTGACCCCCGACGCGCAGGGCCACCTGATCGCGGGACTGTTCCACAGCGGCGGGCAGGGAGCGGCCCTGGACCCGCACCGGCCCGCACCCACCCACCCCGGCGTGGTGGCGCAGACGCAGGCGGCCCGCAGCGGCTGGCTGACCACCTTCCTGCATGGCTGA
- a CDS encoding phage tail protein, which produces MAGHTHAVKAASDLGESTTPTGKVLARSSEGAAYGTAQPTSSMAPGAIDPAGGTQAHNNLPPYQVINFIIATQGIFPQRS; this is translated from the coding sequence ATGGCAGGCCATACGCATGCCGTCAAGGCCGCCTCCGATCTGGGCGAAAGCACCACCCCGACCGGCAAGGTGCTGGCCCGCAGCAGCGAAGGTGCGGCCTACGGAACGGCCCAGCCCACGAGTTCGATGGCTCCGGGGGCCATTGACCCTGCGGGGGGGACACAGGCCCATAATAATTTGCCCCCCTATCAGGTCATCAACTTCATCATCGCGACGCAGGGCATCTTCCCTCAGCGCTCATAA
- a CDS encoding phage tail protein, which translates to MSDPYIGEIRMFGGNFAPEGWQLCNGSSLSISEYGVLFQLIGTTYGGDGQTTFKVPDLRGRWPVHQGSLAGVSTPLGQAAGSESVPLLLSQMPSHTHALKATASAATTANPTGATLAQTTPASLYLDDNPGVSLAGQALGMAGGGQPHENRSPYLAVNFIISLYGIYPSQS; encoded by the coding sequence ATGAGCGATCCCTACATCGGTGAGATTCGGATGTTCGGCGGCAACTTCGCGCCGGAAGGTTGGCAGCTGTGTAATGGCAGTTCGCTGTCCATCAGTGAATATGGAGTGCTCTTTCAGCTCATAGGAACGACCTATGGGGGAGACGGGCAGACCACCTTCAAGGTGCCGGACCTCCGGGGCCGGTGGCCCGTCCATCAGGGAAGCCTGGCCGGTGTCAGCACGCCTCTGGGACAGGCTGCCGGGAGCGAGAGTGTCCCCCTCCTGCTGTCACAGATGCCCTCTCATACGCATGCGCTCAAGGCCACTGCGTCGGCGGCCACGACCGCCAACCCTACGGGTGCGACGCTGGCGCAGACCACGCCCGCGTCCCTGTATCTGGACGATAACCCGGGCGTGTCCCTGGCGGGTCAAGCCCTGGGGATGGCGGGTGGGGGACAGCCGCATGAAAACCGGTCGCCCTACCTCGCCGTGAATTTCATCATCTCGCTGTACGGCATTTATCCGAGCCAGAGCTAA
- a CDS encoding phage tail protein: MDNFIGEIRLAGFGFPPKGWALCNGQLLPVNQNQALFSLLGTAYGGNGITTFGLPNLQTRVPLGMGQQGGVNYPWGQAGGEAAHALTTAEMPAHTHALTGSAGGATALGPANNLLATPAAGALYGTGTDVSLASSSVGPSGSGQPHQNMPPYLVINYIIALVGIYPSRS, encoded by the coding sequence ATGGACAACTTCATCGGTGAAATCCGTCTGGCCGGCTTCGGCTTTCCCCCCAAGGGCTGGGCGCTGTGCAATGGACAGCTGCTCCCCGTCAACCAGAACCAGGCCCTGTTCTCCCTGCTGGGAACGGCCTACGGCGGAAACGGGATCACGACCTTCGGCTTGCCCAATCTCCAGACCCGCGTTCCCCTGGGCATGGGGCAGCAAGGAGGAGTGAACTACCCCTGGGGACAGGCGGGCGGAGAGGCCGCGCACGCCCTGACCACTGCGGAGATGCCCGCCCACACCCATGCGCTGACGGGCAGTGCGGGAGGGGCGACCGCCCTGGGGCCGGCGAACAACCTGCTGGCCACCCCGGCAGCCGGGGCGCTGTACGGCACGGGAACGGACGTCTCCCTCGCCTCTTCGAGCGTCGGCCCGTCCGGAAGTGGGCAACCGCACCAGAACATGCCCCCCTACCTCGTCATCAACTACATCATCGCCCTTGTGGGCATCTATCCCTCGAGGTCCTGA
- a CDS encoding beta strand repeat-containing protein → MSDDLRPTRRPGARPLSRSFPAGLGFLLPAVLLAACSAPQPPAATPAAAAPSTSTSAPPTGTAPTSPAEPAPAEQRQPLQALGLLNIKLSGLNDDGSVTASVQPPASLGAQALTNLDSVQAEVVSTGSFTVGQRGAGGARYVSVTFRVRNASSAGTPFGTARQNLTLLGASTSGTIAQTPYSQLLRFDGTAADPAVAATILPTPGMTYDRTTDAPVPLAGAQDLQVFTEGEVAALGNVAGTTRVFPFGFVVRNRTQTSSRALAANPAAGQYDGVVTLALKFPLQADAAADPFSVMVTFAVVDDPVTRVTQSTEEQAVGGSVQARAAALGAGTQIATLCGTALSGANTLFVGSATTAGNTGRTAHIGGNVALSTPPTASSAIGNTLLSVPAAQGLSRFYSVYSPSTLTFAGTGTARGGTATVASDGSYTFISKPGDGVGSTAISDSLNYTVSDGAGCTSPTQTAPVGINQRVWYVNNAANGAGDGRQTTPFQTLAAAQSASAAADTIYVFRGNGTTSGQNAGFVLKDNQTLIGEGSELKVGAVSVLPAGAAPASIGNFDGVGLTLANGNTVRGLNVGGTSGGIVGTNFGKLSATLGSVTATAGPALNLTTGTLDATAIRLDATNPATAGAGVDLSSVGGSLSVLGTGSAGTGGTVQATGTNGVGYRIRPGNADLTLGLARVQAQNSLSGLLFSTVTTDTGRLGLTVSDSAFTNNTGRAVSLESRGTGANSFLLERNSVSNTSGTGGIVYTAGRTATANSVDRGVFRGNTVAIGNTYAGGGSGFSIVANGNSRGQFLLENNTVSSFNTYGMELRAGQLTETDTGSARLDLTLRNNTVSTPSAAASEALEGVGLTVGIDAAETDQLCANLTGNTISAQNGGTNGAQSAVVVRQRAGTTFTLTGLSGTGATGTTNTIASRNNGATTRIRNPAATLNPVAGTCTEPSLP, encoded by the coding sequence ATGAGTGACGATCTTCGTCCGACCCGCCGTCCGGGGGCACGCCCGCTGTCCCGGAGCTTCCCTGCGGGTCTGGGTTTCCTGCTGCCGGCCGTCCTTCTGGCCGCCTGCTCCGCTCCCCAGCCCCCCGCCGCCACGCCCGCCGCCGCGGCCCCCAGCACCTCCACCTCCGCTCCGCCGACCGGCACGGCGCCGACCTCCCCGGCCGAGCCGGCGCCGGCCGAGCAGCGCCAGCCCCTTCAGGCCCTGGGCCTGCTGAACATCAAGCTCAGTGGACTGAACGACGACGGAAGCGTCACCGCCAGCGTGCAGCCCCCCGCCAGCCTGGGCGCGCAGGCCCTGACCAACCTCGACTCCGTTCAGGCCGAAGTGGTCTCCACCGGGTCCTTCACCGTGGGGCAGCGCGGTGCGGGCGGGGCGCGCTACGTCTCCGTGACCTTCCGGGTCCGCAACGCCTCGTCGGCGGGCACCCCCTTCGGCACGGCGCGCCAGAACCTGACCCTGCTGGGCGCGAGCACCTCCGGCACCATCGCGCAGACGCCCTACAGCCAGCTTCTGCGCTTCGACGGTACGGCCGCCGATCCGGCCGTCGCCGCCACCATCCTGCCCACCCCCGGCATGACCTACGACCGGACCACCGACGCCCCCGTGCCCCTGGCCGGCGCGCAGGACCTCCAGGTGTTCACCGAGGGCGAGGTGGCCGCCCTGGGCAACGTGGCCGGGACGACCCGCGTGTTTCCGTTCGGCTTCGTGGTCCGCAACCGCACCCAGACCTCCAGCCGCGCCCTGGCGGCCAACCCGGCCGCCGGGCAGTACGACGGGGTCGTCACCCTGGCCCTGAAATTCCCGCTTCAGGCCGACGCGGCGGCCGATCCCTTCTCGGTGATGGTGACCTTCGCGGTCGTGGACGATCCCGTGACCCGCGTCACGCAGAGTACCGAGGAGCAGGCGGTGGGGGGCAGCGTGCAGGCCCGCGCCGCCGCCCTGGGCGCAGGCACCCAGATCGCCACCCTCTGCGGCACCGCCCTGTCGGGGGCCAACACCCTGTTCGTCGGTTCGGCCACGACCGCCGGCAACACGGGCCGCACCGCGCATATCGGCGGCAATGTCGCCCTGAGTACGCCGCCCACCGCCTCCAGCGCGATCGGCAACACGCTCCTGAGCGTTCCGGCGGCGCAGGGCCTGAGCCGCTTCTATTCCGTCTACTCCCCGTCCACCCTGACCTTCGCCGGGACGGGCACGGCGCGCGGCGGCACGGCGACCGTGGCGAGCGACGGAAGCTACACCTTCATCTCGAAGCCGGGCGACGGCGTCGGCAGCACGGCGATCTCGGACAGCCTGAACTACACCGTCAGCGACGGCGCGGGCTGCACCAGCCCCACGCAGACTGCCCCCGTGGGGATCAACCAGCGGGTCTGGTACGTGAACAACGCGGCGAACGGGGCGGGCGACGGCCGTCAGACCACCCCCTTCCAGACCCTCGCGGCGGCGCAGTCGGCCTCGGCGGCGGCGGACACCATCTACGTGTTCCGGGGCAATGGCACGACGAGCGGCCAGAATGCCGGCTTCGTCCTGAAGGACAACCAGACCCTGATCGGTGAGGGCAGCGAACTGAAGGTCGGCGCAGTCAGCGTGCTGCCCGCCGGCGCGGCACCCGCCAGCATCGGCAACTTCGACGGCGTGGGCCTGACCCTGGCGAACGGCAACACGGTCCGGGGGCTGAATGTCGGCGGGACCTCGGGCGGCATCGTCGGGACGAACTTCGGGAAGCTGAGCGCGACCCTGGGCAGCGTCACGGCGACGGCCGGCCCCGCCCTGAACCTGACGACCGGCACGCTCGACGCGACGGCCATCCGTCTGGACGCCACCAATCCGGCGACGGCGGGCGCAGGCGTAGACCTCAGCAGTGTCGGCGGGAGCCTGAGCGTCCTGGGGACTGGCAGCGCCGGGACCGGAGGCACGGTGCAGGCGACCGGGACGAACGGCGTGGGCTACAGAATCCGCCCGGGCAACGCCGACCTGACCCTGGGCCTCGCCCGCGTCCAGGCCCAGAACTCGCTGAGCGGCCTGCTGTTCAGCACGGTGACCACCGATACGGGCCGTCTGGGCCTGACGGTGAGCGACAGCGCCTTCACCAACAATACCGGCCGGGCCGTCTCCCTGGAGTCCAGGGGCACCGGGGCCAACAGCTTCCTGCTCGAACGCAACTCGGTGAGCAACACGTCGGGCACGGGCGGGATCGTCTACACCGCCGGACGCACGGCGACCGCGAACAGTGTCGACCGGGGGGTCTTCCGGGGCAACACCGTCGCCATCGGCAACACGTATGCGGGTGGGGGCAGCGGATTCAGCATCGTGGCGAACGGAAACAGCCGGGGGCAGTTCCTGCTGGAGAACAACACGGTCAGCAGCTTCAACACCTACGGGATGGAATTGCGTGCCGGACAACTCACCGAGACGGACACGGGAAGCGCCCGCCTGGACCTGACGCTGCGGAACAACACCGTCTCGACCCCCAGCGCGGCGGCGAGCGAAGCGCTCGAGGGGGTCGGCCTCACGGTGGGGATAGACGCCGCCGAAACGGACCAGCTGTGCGCCAACCTGACGGGCAATACGATCAGTGCCCAGAACGGAGGGACGAACGGCGCGCAGAGTGCGGTGGTGGTGCGGCAGCGTGCGGGGACGACCTTCACCCTGACGGGACTGAGCGGGACTGGGGCGACGGGAACCACGAACACCATCGCCTCCCGCAACAACGGGGCGACGACCCGCATCCGCAATCCGGCGGCGACCCTCAATCCGGTTGCCGGCACCTGCACGGAACCGAGCCTTCCCTGA
- a CDS encoding DMT family transporter: MLKAAEHPSVPSSPSLRADLPGIGLALLSAATSGTLGLWGKLATASHLSTPTLLSWRFGLTALLLAALGQGRVPPRERARLLLLGAVYAGSTVAYFASLARISAGTAALLVYVAPAFVVLYGALTGTRPSRAQLGALLCSVLGLGVVVGVPGAADRDLPGLGLGALSGGLYGAYLFLSGRLAAGSAPLAVTTHVTLVSALTFAAVGMLGGTLAVPQELGHWGLILGMLIVPTLISMPALFSAVQRLGAARASLLTTTDPLWALLFAALLLGEPLGPSQIAGGALILGGAVLAQSRRSTQRLSAL; this comes from the coding sequence GTGTTGAAGGCCGCCGAACATCCGTCTGTTCCCTCCTCCCCTTCCCTGCGCGCCGACCTGCCGGGCATCGGGCTGGCGCTGCTCTCGGCGGCGACCTCCGGCACGCTGGGGCTGTGGGGCAAGCTGGCGACCGCCTCGCACCTGAGCACCCCCACCCTGCTGAGCTGGCGCTTCGGGCTCACCGCCCTGCTGCTCGCCGCTCTCGGGCAGGGCCGCGTCCCGCCGCGCGAACGCGCGCGACTGCTGCTGCTCGGCGCGGTGTACGCGGGGTCCACGGTGGCCTATTTCGCCTCCCTGGCGCGCATCTCGGCAGGTACGGCGGCGCTGCTGGTGTACGTCGCGCCGGCCTTCGTGGTGCTGTACGGCGCTCTGACCGGAACGCGGCCTTCGCGTGCGCAGCTCGGGGCCCTGCTGTGCAGCGTCCTGGGGCTGGGTGTGGTCGTAGGGGTGCCGGGCGCCGCCGACCGCGACCTGCCGGGCCTGGGCCTGGGGGCGCTCTCCGGGGGGCTGTACGGGGCGTATCTGTTTCTCAGCGGCCGTCTGGCGGCGGGCAGCGCTCCTCTGGCCGTGACCACGCACGTCACGCTGGTGTCGGCCCTGACCTTCGCGGCCGTCGGCATGCTGGGCGGCACCCTGGCCGTGCCGCAGGAGCTGGGCCACTGGGGCCTGATCCTGGGCATGCTGATCGTGCCCACCCTGATCTCTATGCCGGCACTGTTCAGTGCGGTGCAGCGGCTGGGGGCGGCGCGCGCCAGCCTGCTGACCACCACCGACCCCCTGTGGGCGCTGCTGTTCGCGGCGCTGCTGCTGGGCGAGCCCCTAGGACCGTCACAGATTGCCGGCGGCGCGCTGATCCTGGGGGGAGCCGTCTTGGCGCAGTCTCGCCGAAGCACACAGCGTCTGTCCGCCCTCTGA
- a CDS encoding AraC family transcriptional regulator, protein MDDPRGWLRPGPAGDWLVETLFDAVPDLNFFVKDRRGRYVSVNEALRRRSGAQHKRDLIGRTAAEVFTGEAGERFSGQDERTLRDGAELRDVLELYFGAEGEPVWCLTSKWPLRDASGAVVGLVGVSRDVPAPGDRAGDQTGDFARVAEALAYMGRCYDRPLRMPEVAARAGLSEDSLGRLVRRVCHVTPKQFLLRVRLDAATRLLRDPALSVAQVAHACGYSDHSAFTRTFRAVTGLSPQAYRQRMGPSGDGNTGVLT, encoded by the coding sequence ATGGACGACCCGCGCGGATGGCTGCGGCCCGGCCCGGCCGGTGACTGGCTGGTCGAAACCCTGTTCGACGCCGTGCCGGACCTCAACTTCTTCGTCAAGGACCGGCGGGGTCGCTACGTGAGCGTGAACGAGGCCCTGCGGCGGCGCAGCGGAGCCCAGCACAAGCGCGACCTCATCGGACGTACGGCGGCGGAGGTCTTTACCGGTGAGGCGGGCGAGCGCTTCAGCGGTCAGGACGAGCGGACCCTGCGCGACGGGGCGGAGTTGCGCGACGTGCTGGAACTGTATTTCGGGGCTGAGGGCGAACCGGTCTGGTGCCTGACCTCCAAGTGGCCGCTGCGCGACGCCTCGGGGGCGGTGGTGGGCCTGGTCGGGGTATCGCGCGATGTACCCGCGCCGGGCGACCGCGCCGGCGACCAGACCGGCGACTTCGCGCGGGTGGCCGAGGCCCTGGCCTACATGGGGCGCTGCTACGACCGCCCGCTGCGCATGCCCGAGGTCGCCGCGCGCGCCGGGCTTTCGGAGGACAGCCTGGGCCGCCTGGTGCGGCGGGTGTGTCACGTCACGCCCAAACAGTTTCTGCTGCGGGTACGGCTCGACGCGGCGACCCGGCTGCTGCGCGACCCGGCCCTGTCGGTGGCCCAGGTGGCCCATGCCTGCGGCTACAGCGACCACAGCGCCTTTACCCGGACCTTCCGGGCGGTGACGGGCCTGAGCCCTCAGGCCTACCGGCAGCGCATGGGGCCCTCAGGAGACGGAAATACCGGCGTCCTGACCTGA
- a CDS encoding TetR/AcrR family transcriptional regulator gives MSSSAARRLKAEDRREQILAAAAALFVERGFEAVGMADVATALQTSRPTVYAYFASTEEMLGALLDDRLQDLPARLEPLLTDESELSFGRLFLALLEERELLLLLGSGGGPLFRERRRRFLAAIESRLELRELQRRRMGPGREQPLLISLVLDLLSSAAYEQVTAGGADPETRAQVLERFILGGVAAVAGHGSSGQDAGISVS, from the coding sequence ATGTCCAGTTCTGCCGCCCGCCGTCTCAAGGCCGAGGACCGGCGCGAGCAGATTCTCGCGGCGGCGGCGGCGCTGTTCGTCGAGCGCGGGTTCGAGGCCGTGGGCATGGCCGACGTGGCGACGGCGCTCCAGACCTCGCGCCCCACCGTCTACGCCTATTTCGCCTCGACCGAGGAGATGCTCGGGGCGCTGCTCGACGACCGGCTCCAGGACTTGCCCGCGCGGCTCGAACCCCTGCTCACCGACGAGTCGGAGCTGTCCTTCGGGCGGCTCTTCCTGGCCCTGCTCGAGGAGCGCGAGCTGCTGCTGCTGCTGGGCAGCGGCGGCGGGCCGCTGTTCCGCGAGCGGCGACGGCGTTTTCTGGCGGCCATCGAGTCGCGGCTGGAACTGCGCGAGCTTCAGCGCCGCCGCATGGGCCCGGGACGCGAGCAGCCGCTGCTCATTTCTCTCGTGCTGGACCTGCTGAGCAGCGCCGCCTACGAACAGGTCACCGCCGGAGGCGCGGACCCCGAGACGCGGGCGCAGGTACTGGAGAGGTTCATCCTGGGCGGCGTGGCGGCGGTCGCGGGCCACGGCAGTTCAGGTCAGGACGCCGGTATTTCCGTCTCCTGA